In a genomic window of Nomascus leucogenys isolate Asia chromosome 4, Asia_NLE_v1, whole genome shotgun sequence:
- the CCDC85B gene encoding coiled-coil domain-containing protein 85B: MEAEAGGLEELTDEEMAALGKEELVRRLRREEAARLAALVQRGRLMQEVNRQLQGHLGEIRELKQLNRRLQAENRELRDLCCFLDSERQRGRRAARQWQLFGTQASRAVREDLGGCWQKLAELEGRQEELLRENLALKELCLALGEEWGPRGGPGGAGGSGAGPTPELALPPCGPRDLGDGSSSTGSVGSPDQLPLACSPDD; this comes from the coding sequence atggaggccgaggcaggcggccTGGAGGAGCTGACGGACGAGGAGATGGCGGCGCTGGGCAAGGAAGAGCTAGTGCGGCGCCTGCGGCGGGAGGAGGCGGCGCGCCTGGCGGCACTGGTGCAGCGCGGCCGCCTCATGCAGGAGGTGAATCGGCAGCTGCAGGGCCACCTGGGCGAGATCCGCGAGCTCAAGCAGCTCAACCGGCGTCTGCAGGCAGAGAACCGAGAGCTGCGCGACCTCTGCTGCTTCCTGGACTCGGAGCGCCAGCGCGGGCGGCGCGCCGCGCGCCAGTGGCAGCTCTTCGGGACCCAGGCATCCCGGGCCGTGCGCGAGGACCTGGGCGGCTGTTGGCAGAAGCTGGCCGAGCTGGAGGGCCGCCAGGAGGAGCTGCTGCGAGAGAACCTGGCGCTTAAGGAGCTCTGCCTGGCGCTGGGCGAAGAATGGGGCCCCCGCGGCGGCCCCGGCGGCGCGGGGGGCTCAGGAGCCGGGCCAACACCCGAGCTTGCCTTGCCTCCGTGCGGGCCCCGCGACCTAGGCGATGGAAGCTCCAGCACTGGCAGCGTGGGCAGTCCGGATCAGTTGCCCCTGGCCTGTTCCCCCGATGACTGA
- the FOSL1 gene encoding fos-related antigen 1 has product MFRDFGEPGPSSGNGGGYGGPAQPPAAAQAAQQKFHLVPSINTMSGSQELQWMVQPHFLGPSSYPRPLTYPQYSPPQPRPGVIRALGPPPAVRRRPCEQISPEEEERRRVRRERNKLAAAKCRNRRKELTDFLQAETDKLEDEKSGLQREIEELQKQKERLELVLEAHRPICKIPEGAKEADTGSTSSTSSPPAPCRPVPCISLSPGPVLEPEALHTPTLMTTPSLTPFTPSLVFTYPSTPEPCASAHRKSSSSSGDPSSDPLGSPTLLAL; this is encoded by the exons ATGTTTCGAGACTTCGGGGAACCCGGCCCGAGCTCCGGGAACGGCGGCGGGTACGGCGGCCCCGCGCAGCCCCCGGCCGCAGCGCAGGCAGCCCAGCAG AAGTTCCACCTCGTGCCAAGCATCAACACCATGAGTGGCAGTCAGGAGCTGCAGTGGATGGTACAGCCTCATTTCCTGGGGCCCAGCAGTTACCCCAGGCCTCTGACCTACCCTCAGTACAGCCCCCCACAACCCCGGCCAGGAGTCATCCGGGCCCTGGGGCCGCCTCCAGCGGTACGTCGAAGGCCTTGTGAACAG ATCAGCCCGGAGGAAGAGGAGCGCCGCCGAGTAAGGCGCGAGCGGAACAAGCTGGCTGCGGCCAAGTGCAGGAACCGGAGGAAGGAACTGACCGACTTCCTGCAGGCG GAGACTGACAAACTGGAAGATGAGAAATCCGGGCTGCAGCGAGAGATTGAGGAGCTGCAGAAGCAGAAGGAGCGCCTGGAGCTGGTGCTGGAAGCCCACCGACCCATCTGCAAAATCCCAGAAGGAGCCAAGGAGGCGGACACAGGCAGtaccagcagcaccagcagccCACCAGCCCCCTGCCGCCCTGTACCTTGTATCTCCCTTTCCCCAGGGCCTGTGCTTGAACCTGAGGCACTGCACACCCCCACACTCATGACCACACCCTCCCTAACTCCTTTCACCCCCAGCCTGGTCTTCACCTACCCCAGCACTCCTGAGCCCTGTGCCTCAGCTCATCGCAAGAGTAGCAGCAGCAGCGGAGACCCATCCTCTGACCCCCTTGGCTCTCCAACCCTCCTCGCTTTGTGA
- the C4H11orf68 gene encoding UPF0696 protein C11orf68 homolog isoform X4, which produces MAAAAAAAVAGVGRGGGGAEPRQERSRARGWAGVERSEGRRMEPGEELEEEDSPGGREDGFTAEHLAAEAMAADMDPWLVFDARTALATELDAWLAKYPPSQVTRYGDPGSPNSEPVGWIAVYGQGYSPNSGDVQGLQAAWEALQTSGRPITPGTLRQLAITHHVLSGKWLMHLAPGFKLDHAWAGIARAVVEGRLQVAKVSPRAKEGGRQVICVYTDDFTDRLGVLEADSAIRAAGIKCLLTYKPDVYTYLGIYRANRWHLCPTLYESRFQLGGSARGSRVLDRANNVELT; this is translated from the exons atggcggcggcggcggcggcagccgTGGCGGGGGTGGGGCGCGGCGGCGGTGGCGCGGAGCCCCGGCAGGAGCGGAGCCGGGCCCGGGGCTGGGCCGGCGTCGAACGCAGCGAAGGCCGGAG GATGGAACCAGGTGAGGAGCTGGAAGAGGAGGACTCTCCAGGTGGCCGTGAGGATGGCTTCACCGCTGAGCACCTGGCTGCAGAGGCCATGGCAGCTGACATGGACCCCTGGCTAGTGTTTGATGCCCGCACAGCGCTTGCCACTGAGCTGGATGCCTGGCTGGCCAAGTACCCACCATCCCAAGTTACCCGCTATGGGGACCCCGGTTCACCCAACTCAGAGCCTGTGGGCTGGATTGCAGTGTATGGGCAGGGCTACAGCCCCAACTCCGGGGACGTGCAGGGCCTGCAGGCAGCCTGGGAAGCTCTGCAGACCAGTGGGCGGCCCATCACACCGGGTACCCTGCGCCAGCTCGCCATCACCCACCACGTGCTCTCGGGCAAGTGGCTTATGCATCTGGCACCGGGCTTCAAGCTGGACCACGCCTGGGCTGGCATTGCCCGGGCCGTGGTTGAAGGCCGGCTTCAGGTGGCCAAGGTGAGCCCACGGGCCAAGGAGGGTGGGCGCCAGGTCATCTGTGTTTACACGGACGACTTCACGGACCGCTTGGGTGTACTGGAGGCAGATTCAGCCATCCGTGCAGCGGGCATTAAGTGTCTGCTCACCTACAAGCCTGATGTCTACACCTACCTGGGCATCTACCGGGCCAATCGCTGGCACCTCTGCCCCACTCTCTATGAGAGCCGTTTCCAGCTTGGGGGCAGTGCCCGTGGCTCCCGAGTGCTTGACCGTGCCAACAACGTGGAACTGACCTAG
- the C4H11orf68 gene encoding UPF0696 protein C11orf68 homolog isoform X2, which translates to MAAAAAAAVAGVGRGGGGAEPRQERSRARGWAGVERSEGRSGSTGQEQLLSHCKDEATEAHRQMEPGEELEEEDSPGGREDGFTAEHLAAEAMAADMDPWLVFDARTALATELDAWLAKYPPSQVTRYGDPGSPNSEPVGWIAVYGQGYSPNSGDVQGLQAAWEALQTSGRPITPGTLRQLAITHHVLSGKWLMHLAPGFKLDHAWAGIARAVVEGRLQVAKVSPRAKEGGRQVICVYTDDFTDRLGVLEADSAIRAAGIKCLLTYKPDVYTYLGIYRANRWHLCPTLYESRFQLGGSARGSRVLDRANNVELT; encoded by the exons atggcggcggcggcggcggcagccgTGGCGGGGGTGGGGCGCGGCGGCGGTGGCGCGGAGCCCCGGCAGGAGCGGAGCCGGGCCCGGGGCTGGGCCGGCGTCGAACGCAGCGAAGGCCGGAG CGGATCTACGGGACAGGAGCAGTTGTTATCACATTGTaaagatgaggcaactgaggcgcATCGACA GATGGAACCAGGTGAGGAGCTGGAAGAGGAGGACTCTCCAGGTGGCCGTGAGGATGGCTTCACCGCTGAGCACCTGGCTGCAGAGGCCATGGCAGCTGACATGGACCCCTGGCTAGTGTTTGATGCCCGCACAGCGCTTGCCACTGAGCTGGATGCCTGGCTGGCCAAGTACCCACCATCCCAAGTTACCCGCTATGGGGACCCCGGTTCACCCAACTCAGAGCCTGTGGGCTGGATTGCAGTGTATGGGCAGGGCTACAGCCCCAACTCCGGGGACGTGCAGGGCCTGCAGGCAGCCTGGGAAGCTCTGCAGACCAGTGGGCGGCCCATCACACCGGGTACCCTGCGCCAGCTCGCCATCACCCACCACGTGCTCTCGGGCAAGTGGCTTATGCATCTGGCACCGGGCTTCAAGCTGGACCACGCCTGGGCTGGCATTGCCCGGGCCGTGGTTGAAGGCCGGCTTCAGGTGGCCAAGGTGAGCCCACGGGCCAAGGAGGGTGGGCGCCAGGTCATCTGTGTTTACACGGACGACTTCACGGACCGCTTGGGTGTACTGGAGGCAGATTCAGCCATCCGTGCAGCGGGCATTAAGTGTCTGCTCACCTACAAGCCTGATGTCTACACCTACCTGGGCATCTACCGGGCCAATCGCTGGCACCTCTGCCCCACTCTCTATGAGAGCCGTTTCCAGCTTGGGGGCAGTGCCCGTGGCTCCCGAGTGCTTGACCGTGCCAACAACGTGGAACTGACCTAG
- the C4H11orf68 gene encoding UPF0696 protein C11orf68 homolog isoform X3, translating to MAAAAAAAVAGVGRGGGGAEPRQERSRARGWAGVERSEGRSRMEPGEELEEEDSPGGREDGFTAEHLAAEAMAADMDPWLVFDARTALATELDAWLAKYPPSQVTRYGDPGSPNSEPVGWIAVYGQGYSPNSGDVQGLQAAWEALQTSGRPITPGTLRQLAITHHVLSGKWLMHLAPGFKLDHAWAGIARAVVEGRLQVAKVSPRAKEGGRQVICVYTDDFTDRLGVLEADSAIRAAGIKCLLTYKPDVYTYLGIYRANRWHLCPTLYESRFQLGGSARGSRVLDRANNVELT from the exons atggcggcggcggcggcggcagccgTGGCGGGGGTGGGGCGCGGCGGCGGTGGCGCGGAGCCCCGGCAGGAGCGGAGCCGGGCCCGGGGCTGGGCCGGCGTCGAACGCAGCGAAGGCCGGAG CAGGATGGAACCAGGTGAGGAGCTGGAAGAGGAGGACTCTCCAGGTGGCCGTGAGGATGGCTTCACCGCTGAGCACCTGGCTGCAGAGGCCATGGCAGCTGACATGGACCCCTGGCTAGTGTTTGATGCCCGCACAGCGCTTGCCACTGAGCTGGATGCCTGGCTGGCCAAGTACCCACCATCCCAAGTTACCCGCTATGGGGACCCCGGTTCACCCAACTCAGAGCCTGTGGGCTGGATTGCAGTGTATGGGCAGGGCTACAGCCCCAACTCCGGGGACGTGCAGGGCCTGCAGGCAGCCTGGGAAGCTCTGCAGACCAGTGGGCGGCCCATCACACCGGGTACCCTGCGCCAGCTCGCCATCACCCACCACGTGCTCTCGGGCAAGTGGCTTATGCATCTGGCACCGGGCTTCAAGCTGGACCACGCCTGGGCTGGCATTGCCCGGGCCGTGGTTGAAGGCCGGCTTCAGGTGGCCAAGGTGAGCCCACGGGCCAAGGAGGGTGGGCGCCAGGTCATCTGTGTTTACACGGACGACTTCACGGACCGCTTGGGTGTACTGGAGGCAGATTCAGCCATCCGTGCAGCGGGCATTAAGTGTCTGCTCACCTACAAGCCTGATGTCTACACCTACCTGGGCATCTACCGGGCCAATCGCTGGCACCTCTGCCCCACTCTCTATGAGAGCCGTTTCCAGCTTGGGGGCAGTGCCCGTGGCTCCCGAGTGCTTGACCGTGCCAACAACGTGGAACTGACCTAG
- the C4H11orf68 gene encoding UPF0696 protein C11orf68 homolog isoform X1, with product MAAAAAAAVAGVGRGGGGAEPRQERSRARGWAGVERSEGRSGSTGQEQLLSHCKDEATEAHRHRMEPGEELEEEDSPGGREDGFTAEHLAAEAMAADMDPWLVFDARTALATELDAWLAKYPPSQVTRYGDPGSPNSEPVGWIAVYGQGYSPNSGDVQGLQAAWEALQTSGRPITPGTLRQLAITHHVLSGKWLMHLAPGFKLDHAWAGIARAVVEGRLQVAKVSPRAKEGGRQVICVYTDDFTDRLGVLEADSAIRAAGIKCLLTYKPDVYTYLGIYRANRWHLCPTLYESRFQLGGSARGSRVLDRANNVELT from the exons atggcggcggcggcggcggcagccgTGGCGGGGGTGGGGCGCGGCGGCGGTGGCGCGGAGCCCCGGCAGGAGCGGAGCCGGGCCCGGGGCTGGGCCGGCGTCGAACGCAGCGAAGGCCGGAG CGGATCTACGGGACAGGAGCAGTTGTTATCACATTGTaaagatgaggcaactgaggcgcATCGACA CAGGATGGAACCAGGTGAGGAGCTGGAAGAGGAGGACTCTCCAGGTGGCCGTGAGGATGGCTTCACCGCTGAGCACCTGGCTGCAGAGGCCATGGCAGCTGACATGGACCCCTGGCTAGTGTTTGATGCCCGCACAGCGCTTGCCACTGAGCTGGATGCCTGGCTGGCCAAGTACCCACCATCCCAAGTTACCCGCTATGGGGACCCCGGTTCACCCAACTCAGAGCCTGTGGGCTGGATTGCAGTGTATGGGCAGGGCTACAGCCCCAACTCCGGGGACGTGCAGGGCCTGCAGGCAGCCTGGGAAGCTCTGCAGACCAGTGGGCGGCCCATCACACCGGGTACCCTGCGCCAGCTCGCCATCACCCACCACGTGCTCTCGGGCAAGTGGCTTATGCATCTGGCACCGGGCTTCAAGCTGGACCACGCCTGGGCTGGCATTGCCCGGGCCGTGGTTGAAGGCCGGCTTCAGGTGGCCAAGGTGAGCCCACGGGCCAAGGAGGGTGGGCGCCAGGTCATCTGTGTTTACACGGACGACTTCACGGACCGCTTGGGTGTACTGGAGGCAGATTCAGCCATCCGTGCAGCGGGCATTAAGTGTCTGCTCACCTACAAGCCTGATGTCTACACCTACCTGGGCATCTACCGGGCCAATCGCTGGCACCTCTGCCCCACTCTCTATGAGAGCCGTTTCCAGCTTGGGGGCAGTGCCCGTGGCTCCCGAGTGCTTGACCGTGCCAACAACGTGGAACTGACCTAG
- the DRAP1 gene encoding dr1-associated corepressor: protein MPSKKKKYNARFPPARIKKIMQTDEEIGKVAAAVPVIISRALELFLESLLKKACQVTQSRNAKTMTTSHLKQCIELEQQFDFLKDLVASVPDMQGDGEDNHMDGDKGARRGRKPGSGGRKNGGMGTKSKDKKLSGTDSEQEDESEDTDTDGEEETSQPPPQASHPPAHFQSPPTPFLPFASTLPLPPAPPGPSAPDEEDEEDYDS from the exons ATGCCGAGCAAGAAGAAGAAGTACAACGCGCGGTTCCCGCCG GCGCGGATCAAGAAGATCATGCAGACGGACGAAGAGATTGGGAAGGTGGCGGCGGCGGTGCCTGTCATCATCT CCCGGGCGCTCGAGCTCTTCCTAGAGTCGCTGTTGAAGAAGGCCTGCCAGGTGACCCAGTCGCGGAACGCTAAGACCATGACCACATCCCACCT gaagcagtGCATCGAGCTGGAGCAGCAGTTTGACTTCTTGAAGGACCTGGTGGCATCTGTTCCCGACATGCAGGGGGACGGGGAGGACAACCATATGGATGGGGACAAGGGCGCCCGCAG GGGCCGGAAGCCAGGCAGCGGCGGCCGGAAGAACGGTGGGATGGGAACGAAAAGCAAGGACAAGAAGCTGTCCGGGACAGACTCGGAGCAGGAG GATGAATCTGAGGACACAGATACTGATGGGGAAGAGGAAACATCACAACCTCCACCCCAGGCCAGCCACCCCCCTGCCCACTTTCAGAG CCCCCCGACACCCTTCCTGCCCTTCGCCTCTACTCTGCCTTTGCCCCCAGCGCCCCCAGGCCCCTCAGCACCTGATGAAGAGGACGAAGAAGATTACGACTCCTAG